In Salvelinus alpinus chromosome 19, SLU_Salpinus.1, whole genome shotgun sequence, the genomic stretch GGTCCTGTACATAAATACATTGATAAAGTAAAAGTATACTGTTTCAAAGAGATATGGGATGGGGGGGGTTATGAAATTGAACTCCCTGTGAGACCAAAAGTGGCAATAAAGAAATCAAATATCGGAATCGATAAGGAAACATTTGAACTAAACCCTTTGCACCATTCTGCTCCTTGTTTCCCATGCCGTCCCCAGGTTTGGCCCAGGTCTTCCCCAGGTGAGGTGGTCCTTCCTGGGACTACATGAGGACGTTGGCCCGAGTATCAGGCAGCCGGAGCCCCACCAGACCTCCACACACCAGCACAGATGAGGCCAGGAGGATGGGGATGGCCTTGGTGATGCCAACCAGCGAACCAAAGATCACGTTCCCCAACACGGCAGCTAACTTACACAGAGCATTACAGAACCCAAAACCTGTCCctctgagagagaaagatagagagagagacagaaacaaatTACAAATGCAATTTAGGGATTTAAAGGGTTTTGTAAGtatatttgtgtgtttgtgcatgcgtgtTGTGTGCACATAGAAATGGAGTATTCCTATTATTCTGCTAACCATACCTCCTGTCTGTAGGGAAGGACTCTGTGGTGACCACGTCCAGTGAGTTCCAGGCTGATATGCTCAGGCCGTTGTAAAGGCACAGCATGAAGATCATCATCGACTCACTGGTGCCGAACCACAGGAAGAAACAACTGATCCCTGACAGAACCATGGAGCCAcctgcccccccccacacacacacacacacacacacaccacattattttttatttgaacACCCTACAGTAATGCTCATAACAAAGGTAGCCCTAAGAACAGACTATGCAGACTGTCCCTGTATATACCTAACATCGATAGGCGTCCAATCTTATCCATGAGCAGTGCAGAAACAATGTTGCCGGGTAGAACAGCTAGAGTTCCCAGGAAGTTGATAAAGTAGACCCAGTAGGCGCTGTAGTCGTTGTCAAACGTCATCTGACAGCCCGTCTTGTTGTGGTGGAACGAGCTGTTGATCACCTCTGTGCCGTCTATCAGTTTTGATTCATCGATGTCTGCCATCAAAAATAGGGAAAGAAGCCTGGCTGACACAGTACAATAGCTGAGAAAGCACAATACCCATTCAGCAAACATTataactgtctctgtgtaaccatATACTGTGTCTATGAAACCATATACTGTGTCTATGTTGACTATGCAAAATGGAATATAACTCTTTTGATTCAGGAGTGATGGCTTAGAAGAAAAGTGTTtatgtccgtctgtccgtctgtcttacCAGTGTTGAAGAAGAATGCCTCGATGAAGGTACAGTTCCGGAAGTAGGATCCCACTGACGTCACGTCGTCAAAGTAGCAGTTACGGAAGGTGGAGTCAATGAAGGTGACGGACTTCAACTTCATATTAAGAAATCTGGACCGATCAACAGAGGAAAGTGTATGTGTGGACATGGTTAGTTACTAATGCCTACATTTTACAGATAAATCCTTGGTGGCTATTCTGTATTCAACTTAATAAAGTTGATCCATCTTATCTAGTTGACAGGGACAGTGCAGATAAATCAACATGTCATATGAATATAAAACTGGCATAATAATGATTCACATTTTTCATCATACTCCATTTTAGTCTATAAAGTGCCCTTTTTATTGAGGATGAAGTTATAACTACTTGACCATGATTCATTAGTGTGGAAGTTTTCTCCTTCCTTCCTACCTGTCGCTGATGAAGACCCCGTTGGTGTGGATCTGGTTCTCCAGGGTGAAGTTGAAGGTGAAGTCCTCGATGCGTTCGTTGCTGTGGGTCTTCACCTTGGAGGCATAGTCGTCTGCCTGAAGATGCTTGATGACATCAGGGAACCACACAGACAGGCCGTAGTACctgcatccacacacacagatacagtggCGTCGCAAACACACGCAAAAACACACTTATGTACGTACCACAAGGCATTGGGTGTAGGGAGTCAAATCAGTGGATATCAGTTAACAAATGGGCAGAAAGACAGGTCTTTACAGTATATTAAACCAGAGACTGTCTAAATGTATTGGTACTATAGGGGAAGAATACAAAATTGTGTTGGGTTTTTTCTTTTCCCCAGGCTGCTTGCATTCCCATCCTGTCACACTGAGAGGAGAGCCCAATGATAGTGTATTGATTCAGTAGTTCTCCTGAGAGCAGGGAGCTGCTGCATTAGACAAATGACAGAAATGCAACGTAGCTGCAAGCTCAAGTCTCTGCTATTTCCTGACGAAGGAAATTAGCATATTCTGACTTCTATGTACATCTCTAAATGGAGAAACAAAACTTTCTAtcaggagagagggtgggagcgGCAGTCTATTACATTGCAATACAAAGCTTACCCAAATGACAGTGTAAACCACACAATAGCCAGCTTGATAGTGTTTTCTTTCAGAGGGTAGTCAAAACACTTAATAAAGTTAACCAAGATCTGcgtggagaaagaagagagacacATCAATAATGATTTGTGAGAGTGCAGTGCAGGATATCATGACCATCTAGCGAGCCAACAGGTGGAGAGGCAGAGAAAACCCACCCCACGTAGCTCTGTCTTTGACCTGAAGAGGGCCTTGGAAACTGCGTTCCCCGACTCTGACTTCATCTCCACCAGCTCATCCAGATGCTTGGGGATCTTGATTCTGTTCACCTGGGATGGGAATGATGGGAAATTGAGTTTTCAATAATATAATTCAATCAAAAGTTATGTTAATGCTGTTTCTTTCATGTAGGCTACTGCTGGTGGAGAAATATAACTGAAGGTTGTCTGTGTATCATCCCTTCATTGGATATCCCTCTCTGGGTGGTACAAGGAAACACGGACCCTGGAGCCACCTCTGAGAGGAATTGGAATTGACCTGGTTCGCTTACAGTATCCACAACTATTTTGTATTGCAATTTGATTTGCCCATGGAAACATGTAGGCTATGCACATTCCTTAAAGAGATGATACCCAGGTTTTGTAATGCCAGATTGATTGAGCACTGCAGCAAAAACCTCCATCTGCTTTATTATAGGCTACAGTTGTATCATGGTTTGCTAgagctttattttatttttttaccccctttttctccccaatttcgtggtatccaattgttagttactgtcttgtctcatcgctacaactcccgtacgggctcgggagagacgaaggtcgagagacatgcgtcctccaaaacacaacccaaccaagccgcactgcttcttaacagaGCACGCATCCAACCCgggagccagccgcaccaatgtgtaggaggaaacacctagcaacctggtcagcgcgcactgcgcctggcccgccacaagagtcactagtgcacgatgagaaaaggatatccctaccggtcaaaccctccctaaccaagacgacgctaggccaattgtgcgtcgccccatggacctcccggtcgcggccggctgcgacagagcctgggctcgaacccagagtctctggtggcacagctggcgctgcgatgcagtgccttagaccactgcgccacccgggaggcgctAGAGCTTTATTTTACTTTAAAGAGGTTTGTATCAGAGGTTTGAAAGGCTTTATTTTGCTTTACAAAGACAGGAAATCTGACTCCAAATTCAAAGCTCTAAATGCGGATCGATTGGGATGCTCTTTCCATCGTGTGTTTGACACAAATCACCTTTCAAAACCTTCTCATATCACAGATATGATCCTCAGCACAGATTTTAACAGGTCACAGTGGTGTGAGGAGCAAACAGGAGCACAGGCTGGAAAAAACTCACGGTGAAGACTTTTTCCGGCTGCCCACGCGCTCGCATGTTGGTGTCATGGATCTGTTTGAGGATCATCCAAGCCTCATCATGCTTCCCCACCTGACAGgagggagaaaacagagggaATTAATGGGATTAATGGAGAAAGAACCGGGAGCGCTCCTCCGTGACAGTCATGCTCACACAGGAGGAGATGGGCTGAGATGACAGGAGTCACGACAATGATGACTCATTTTACTTCAAAGGGTAATTCTCCTACAGTAACAGGCCTACTGTCACTGACCTTTTGCTTTCTTATTTGCCAGCAGACAAACCATGCGAAATGGTGTGGAATGTGTAGCCAAGGCCTCTGCTGCTGAAACATTAGGCTGACTCACTGTTTGCCTCATAGGCCTTTCTGTTAAAGAACAAATTAtctcaaactttcacaaacactCTTAAACATGATAGTAACCTAGGATAATGCACTCTGTTCAATGGTTTTCTGAGGAAATAGATGCTATAGGGCCTTAGGCTAAGGGCCCTGGGCTAATGATAACCAACTATCAGACTTAAATAATGGATTAACTGGGCTATATGCCTATCTGGGAATGGATTGGTCGACAGTTGCCTATTAGTTGCCTAAACTGTTCAGAATGAAACTCTTGAACTGAAAAGCTGAGACCATTCATgcccaccagaggaggctggtgggaggagctaaagGATAATTTGCTCATTGTAATggatggaatggaattaatggaacggagtcaaacatgtggattccatatgtttgatactgttccatggattccattccagccattacgatgagcacatcctcctatagctcctgcCTCCAACCTCCTATGATTCCCCCACTGATGTAGCTTGTGAGGGGCAAACATTCTCCCTAAAACCCCATTTCCCATAATGCTTTACCTTACCTCCAGGTAAAACCTGGGGCTCTCGGGCATAAAGGTGAGAGCCACCACAGCACAGACGCAGGGCAGGGCGCAGACCACCACAAACACTCTCCAACTATGGAACTGGTAGGCCGAACCCATACTGAAACTCCAGCCTGTAACCAATCACACGCAAGAGAACCCATCAGAAACCAATCACACACACAAGAGAACACATCAGCATATTTTACCTTCGGATCACATTCTCAAGAGAGATTGCCTCGATTTTTTTATTCACACAGTATTTAGCTTGTCGTTGGTCTCATAGTTTATAGTAACTCAACATTGTCAGAAGAGTGGGTTTTTTAAGATACTTTTGAGCAACTGATTGTTGCTTCCCTTGGTGATGTGATGTCTGTTCTAGTTGCACAATTCCTATGGTGTTTATTCTGGAAGACCACACACCCAACACGGAAAGGAAAGAAAAGGATATTTTAAACCAGCTGGCAATTATCCTTGCCGGGCTACTCATCCACATCGCTCCAGCCAAACGGCACGCCCCACTAACGTTTCTTCACCACAATGAGTCTGGATTTGCTTCTTCTCCGACGACTTCTCGAATGCGAACCAATCAaaccgttctgattggtcccagaaaccgatgggttggatGAGAGCTGGCCTACATGAATCATGAATCACGCAATTTTGACATAAGCACAAACAACTTCTAGGATGTTGCTGTAGGTTCAGATGGATGGATCGATAGAGCAGCTGAATTAAATTCAGTATGAGTCAGGCAACAATTATCCAGCAATTCAGAATAGCAAGATCACCAGCAATGCTATTGAACTGCATATGGGTCCCTTGGGAAAACTAGTTGAATGATATCAGATGTATTCTTATCAGGTGGAGGGCTCTAGATCTTTCACTCCAACAATGTTTTGAATGGTGTTATGGGAGTCTTGTAATGTGAACATGATTTAACGCTGTTAATAAAAAATGCCATTTAATGAAACCTGGCCCCACCACTGCAGTGTAACGTGTGAGAGGAGAGATGAATGAATCTGTGGAGGCCTGGGAGAGCTTAGAGAGACAGGTTCATTGAATGTGCTGGAAAATAATTGATTGTTAAAGGTTAAAAAGGTGCAATTATTAATTAATTAAGTTAAAAAGGTGCAATATGTAGACATCGCTCCGCCAttttctggttgctaaaattctaatagttcgcctaatttcagtttatgtgacaaaacaaagcAAAACAAGTGTAGACAATcaatgtaccatctaaaccactgtgaaacaTATTTTCAATagcccaaaatattgtattttcagctggtgtacaaaaacgaaagtaaaagacgcaaaaactagAAATATAGagatagcgcacatagaacagatctaccacttcttttATACTTGTGTTAAATGAGAatgatctataactcacatttctatgtgaatttggtcaggtcgcccaaagaGTTACATGTTACAgctttaaatcatgttgaacctgAACTCATCCGACAGGCAGACTGTGTCGCATTAATCATCAtagcagcaacacacacacacacacacacacacacacacacacacacacacacacacacacacacacacacacacacacacacacacacacacacacacaatcaatgtccatttctccctctctaaaTGACACTTATCTCAGCACATTGTAAAGTCATTTTCTGGAGCATTCAATTGGAGAGGAACGTGCTGGACTAGTGATGTCTTTGAGTTGAAAACGGCTGCTAAAACCTTCAATTATATCTTTCCTCAATCATTGTAATTAGTACACAGCCCTGTAAACAATCTTAGCCTCAACACTGAACTAGCCATGTTCTAGACACCTACTGATTAAAAGCATTCAAAACAAGTATGTGCACATTTTGCTAAGCTCATGTTCCATTTATGAATCTGTATTCATAAAATTGCACTACAATTTATGGTGTTCTCCCTCAGGCACAGTATAACCCTTCAAACctttaaatgtatgttttttttttacattctgtGAAATGGATCATAAATATCTTAATTGTTGCCCACGTCAATGGGTGTAGGTGACAATTCGAGGGAACATCTAAAAAGTCAAACATCTATTTTTTGCTGTCCTCATCTCCTTTgtactgaaaatgtctgttcttcTGTGTGTGGGAGTGTAGCTACATTAGTGTAAGAGGGtaaatgaagtgtgtgtgtgcttatgttaCCTATTCGTATTTGGGcaaaaaagggaggggggggtttGTCATGTTAGTCGTGACCTCCCACGTCTCTCCCTCTGGATTGTGTCTTTTTGCACAAGCTTTGAGGGAATAATACCATTATCCATCAacaggagagggaggtgagggggtGGGGGATGTTAATGTGAGGAAATTACTGCTGGGAAATAAACTAAACAGCAGATTGAAACTGGATTTGATACCATCGTTTCTCAACCACTGTGGAAGTCAAGCCAGCTATGTTCAAAGCAGAAAGGTTGTCATAGATGTTGAAAATGCATTCCTTTAAAGAGCAGTGGCTCTAATTCTAGAGTGTTATGAGAATTCTGATATATTTTCAACCACCCAGCACAGTATAGTGGTGGCACATGTAAACTCTACATCCTTTTGTGCATCAAAGTCATCCACACACTGTGTTAGTGTTAATGTATAGGACTGGGGTGTTACTGTGGTTTTGTGCTGAGTAATGATGACACAGTGGAACGATGCCAAGGATTCCCAATAATGCATTACCATGAAGACCATCTTAATTCCTTACATtcagggtattgtgtgtgtgttcatacggGTGTTGGTGTAAATGCATGTGTTTTTGCATGGATGGAtgcacatgtatgtgtgtgtgtacacatgccactggtggtggtaatgtgtgtgtgtgtgtgtgtgtgtgtgtgtgtgtgtgtgtgtgtgtgtgtgtgtgtgtgtgtgtgtgtgtgtgtgtgtgtgtgtgtgtgtgtgtgtgtgtgtgtgtgtgtgtgtgtaagatttGGTGTGCTGCAGTGATTGCCTTTTTTTATGGAGGTGTAGCTGTGCTGTGAGACTCAGAGGGTTAGTGTTTTGCCCATGCCATTGGAAATCTCATTACTGGGATTATGTACATAATTGACTAAGTTTATGGATGACTGAGTCTGGTAGCGCTCTGCATCTCTGAGgcctgagagagaaggagaaagagagaagaaaagagacctgagagtgaaggagagagaagagagagacctcagagagagacagaaggagagagacctgagagaggagagagagagagaagagagagagacccgaggtagagagcgagagagtagtAGAGAAAGAGACCTGGGAGAGAAacctgaaaggagagagagacatagaagagagagaaaccttagtgagagaggaagagagtgtagGAGAGGTAGCTGTGGGGTGACCTTgtaggagagagctgagagagagaaggagagaggctcATAATGTTGTGGCCTGCCAATAGTCCTTTATCTGACTTTGTTTTCTCTTTGGTCACAACTTAGTGACTCAGGTAAGCTGGAGAATAGTGAAACTGCTGCAGCACAACCATTTTTTTAAAGAACCATTTTAAAGACAATT encodes the following:
- the LOC139545243 gene encoding synaptic vesicle glycoprotein 2C-like isoform X5, with protein sequence MFQQQRPWLHIPHHFAWFVCWQIRKQKVGKHDEAWMILKQIHDTNMRARGQPEKVFTVNRIKIPKHLDELVEMKSESGNAVSKALFRSKTELRGILVNFIKCFDYPLKENTIKLAIVWFTLSFGYYGLSVWFPDVIKHLQADDYASKVKTHSNERIEDFTFNFTLENQIHTNGVFISDRFLNMKLKSVTFIDSTFRNCYFDDVTSVGSYFRNCTFIEAFFFNTDIDESKLIDGTEVINSSFHHNKTGCQMTFDNDYSAYWVYFINFLGTLAVLPGNIVSALLMDKIGRLSMLGGSMVLSGISCFFLWFGTSESMMIFMLCLYNGLSISAWNSLDVVTTESFPTDRRGTGFGFCNALCKLAAVLGNVIFGSLVGITKAIPILLASSVLVCGGLVGLRLPDTRANVLM
- the LOC139545243 gene encoding synaptic vesicle glycoprotein 2C-like isoform X6 encodes the protein MILKQIHDTNMRARGQPEKVFTVNRIKIPKHLDELVEMKSESGNAVSKALFRSKTELRGILVNFIKCFDYPLKENTIKLAIVWFTLSFGYYGLSVWFPDVIKHLQADDYASKVKTHSNERIEDFTFNFTLENQIHTNGVFISDRFLNMKLKSVTFIDSTFRNCYFDDVTSVGSYFRNCTFIEAFFFNTDIDESKLIDGTEVINSSFHHNKTGCQMTFDNDYSAYWVYFINFLGTLAVLPGNIVSALLMDKIGRLSMLGGSMVLSGISCFFLWFGTSESMMIFMLCLYNGLSISAWNSLDVVTTESFPTDRRGTGFGFCNALCKLAAVLGNVIFGSLVGITKAIPILLASSVLVCGGLVGLRLPDTRANVLM
- the LOC139545243 gene encoding synaptic vesicle glycoprotein 2C-like isoform X4, with translation MAWAIIPHYGWSFSMGSAYQFHSWRVFVVVCALPCVCAVVALTFMPESPRFYLEVGKHDEAWMILKQIHDTNMRARGQPEKVFTVNRIKIPKHLDELVEMKSESGNAVSKALFRSKTELRGILVNFIKCFDYPLKENTIKLAIVWFTLSFGYYGLSVWFPDVIKHLQADDYASKVKTHSNERIEDFTFNFTLENQIHTNGVFISDRFLNMKLKSVTFIDSTFRNCYFDDVTSVGSYFRNCTFIEAFFFNTDIDESKLIDGTEVINSSFHHNKTGCQMTFDNDYSAYWVYFINFLGTLAVLPGNIVSALLMDKIGRLSMLGGSMVLSGISCFFLWFGTSESMMIFMLCLYNGLSISAWNSLDVVTTESFPTDRRGTGFGFCNALCKLAAVLGNVIFGSLVGITKAIPILLASSVLVCGGLVGLRLPDTRANVLM
- the LOC139545243 gene encoding synaptic vesicle glycoprotein 2C-like isoform X2, producing MDDSYDNRTSLVKGAKDIAKEAKRHAVKKVNKVVDSATDEYSQRKYSRFEDEVDVGDDFYHNPLRQDGGYNDNDQASDASDATEGHDDEDEIYEGEYQGIPAAEDRRAREGQVALGQPVTDSLRERKELEKERQADEEELAQQYELIIQECGHGRFQWQLFLVLGLALMSDGVEVFVVGFVLPSAETDMCALGGSNSRSGWLGSIVYLGMMVGAFFWGGMSDKVGRRQCLLICMCVNGFFAFLSSFVQGYGMFLLCRVIAGFGEKRGEHLSWLCMFWMIGEIYASAMAWAIIPHYGWSFSMGSAYQFHSWRVFVVVCALPCVCAVVALTFMPESPRFYLEVGKHDEAWMILKQIHDTNMRARGQPEKVFTVNRIKIPKHLDELVEMKSESGNAVSKALFRSKTELRGILVNFIKCFDYPLKENTIKLAIVWFTLSFGYYGLSVWFPDVIKHLQADDYASKVKTHSNERIEDFTFNFTLENQIHTNGVFISDRFLNMKLKSVTFIDSTFRNCYFDDVTSVGSYFRNCTFIEAFFFNTDIDESKLIDGTEVINSSFHHNKTGCQMTFDNDYSAYWVYFINFLGTLAVLPGNIVSALLMDKIGRLSMLGGSMVLSGISCFFLWFGTSESMMIFMLCLYNGLSISAWNSLDVVTTESFPTDRRGTGFGFCNALCKLAAVLGNVIFGSLVGITKAIPILLASSVLVCGGLVGLRLPDTRANVLM
- the LOC139545243 gene encoding synaptic vesicle glycoprotein 2C-like isoform X1, which codes for MDDSYDNRTSLVKGAKDIAKEAKRHAVKKVNKVVDSATDEYSQRKYSRFEDEVDVGDDFYHNPLRQDGGYNDNDQASDASDATEGHDDEDEIYEGEYQGIPAAEDRRAREGQVALGQPVTDSLRERKELEKERQADEEELAQQYELIIQECGHGRFQWQLFLVLGLALMSDGVEVFVVGFVLPSAETDMCALGGSNSRSGWLGSIVYLGMMVGAFFWGGMSDKVGRRQCLLICMCVNGFFAFLSSFVQGYGMFLLCRVIAGFGTGGVVPIVFSFFAEVLSREKRGEHLSWLCMFWMIGEIYASAMAWAIIPHYGWSFSMGSAYQFHSWRVFVVVCALPCVCAVVALTFMPESPRFYLEVGKHDEAWMILKQIHDTNMRARGQPEKVFTVNRIKIPKHLDELVEMKSESGNAVSKALFRSKTELRGILVNFIKCFDYPLKENTIKLAIVWFTLSFGYYGLSVWFPDVIKHLQADDYASKVKTHSNERIEDFTFNFTLENQIHTNGVFISDRFLNMKLKSVTFIDSTFRNCYFDDVTSVGSYFRNCTFIEAFFFNTDIDESKLIDGTEVINSSFHHNKTGCQMTFDNDYSAYWVYFINFLGTLAVLPGNIVSALLMDKIGRLSMLGGSMVLSGISCFFLWFGTSESMMIFMLCLYNGLSISAWNSLDVVTTESFPTDRRGTGFGFCNALCKLAAVLGNVIFGSLVGITKAIPILLASSVLVCGGLVGLRLPDTRANVLM
- the LOC139545243 gene encoding synaptic vesicle glycoprotein 2C-like isoform X3, producing MDDSYDNRTSLVKGAKDIAKEAKRHAVKKVNKVVDSATDEYSQRKYSRFEDEVDVGDDFYHNPLRQDGGYNDNDQASDASDATEGHDDEDEIYEGEYQGIPAAEDRRAREGQVALGQPVTDSLRERKELEKERQADEEELAQQYELIIQECGHGRFQWQLFLVLGLALMSDGVEVFVVGFVLPSAETDMCALGGSNSRSGWLGWSFSMGSAYQFHSWRVFVVVCALPCVCAVVALTFMPESPRFYLEVGKHDEAWMILKQIHDTNMRARGQPEKVFTVNRIKIPKHLDELVEMKSESGNAVSKALFRSKTELRGILVNFIKCFDYPLKENTIKLAIVWFTLSFGYYGLSVWFPDVIKHLQADDYASKVKTHSNERIEDFTFNFTLENQIHTNGVFISDRFLNMKLKSVTFIDSTFRNCYFDDVTSVGSYFRNCTFIEAFFFNTDIDESKLIDGTEVINSSFHHNKTGCQMTFDNDYSAYWVYFINFLGTLAVLPGNIVSALLMDKIGRLSMLGGSMVLSGISCFFLWFGTSESMMIFMLCLYNGLSISAWNSLDVVTTESFPTDRRGTGFGFCNALCKLAAVLGNVIFGSLVGITKAIPILLASSVLVCGGLVGLRLPDTRANVLM